In Coffea arabica cultivar ET-39 chromosome 9e, Coffea Arabica ET-39 HiFi, whole genome shotgun sequence, the genomic window ACAGTTGCTTtattttgttccattttttgGATATAGGTTCCTGCACAATATGCTTCTTGTCATGTTTATTCTAGATTGTGTGGCCCTGAATGAATGCCAGATAACTGTTTCAAGTCTGAGAGTCGTATAATGTTGTTTACATCAAGCTTTTCCttttgtatctttttttttttgggttgctttttccttgtttttgatTGAATCAGAAATGCATGCAGCATGATTACATTAATTGATACTATTTGCAGCTTGAGAAGCTAAGTGACAAACAGTGTCAACCAGAGTCACAGCTCAAGTTTATTATAGAGGCCTGGCTACAGGTATGCCTAATTTTAGCTCTATTGAAGTATATTTATGCTCTGCTGTTGTTAAGACCTGCATTTGCAATTTGCAGATAGTGGAATGTAGGCGGGTGCTGAAATGGACCTATGCTTATGGATATTATTTACCGGAGTATGAACATGCCAAAAGACAGTTCTTTGAGTACTTACAAGGTCTACATTTTCTAGGTTCTGGAAGCAGATTTCTCAGTATGTGTTGGTTGCTTTTCTGAGTCTGAGTTATTGTATACTGTAGGTGAAGCTGAGGCAGGATTGGAAAGACTTCATCAATGTGCTGAGAAGGAACTACAAGGGTACTTTGAAGCTGAGGGTCCGTCAAAAGAATTCAATGAGTTCCGCACAAAGCTTGCAGGACTTACCAGGTAATAAACTGATAGTGTCTCTGATGATGTTCTCATCTCAAAGTTCAGGAATTCTGGTGTAGAGTCGAGGCCAAGATTTcctatctctcttttttttctgaaaCTACTAGTCCTCTTTTTTCCACTACTATCCAAGGcagtattttgcattttctctTAGCATTATCTGGTGCTTCGGTCTCATATTCTGTGCTCTCTTCGCTCCTTTCTGCCCTATTCTTTGAACCTGTTTTGACTTGCTTCGTGCCTTAACTTGGATCTCATGCATTGCTTCCTTTCGCTACAAAAGATCAGATTCAGACAAGCAGATACATTGTGTTTTGATACCTACCTCGTCTAATTTGCAGCGTTACAAGGAATTACTTTGAGAATTTGGTCCGAGCTTTAGAAAATGGTCTTGCAGATGTTGACTCTCATGGAGCTTGCAGCCGAGCAGCTAGCTCAAAAAGTTTGGGAAGTGGGAGCATTAAACTTAAGGGAATTAGAGGGAAGGGAATTGGGTCCAGGTCAAGTAGTAATTCTAGAAATATTGATGATTCAGGACACTGGTCATGTGACCACTGCACATTTGCCAATGTCAAGTCAGCTACCGTGTGCCAAATGTGCCAGCAATGCCGTTGAGCTGATTTTTCAGAGTGGCTATTGGATAAGAAATATCTGGGGTTGGGTAACATGGCTGGTGGTGAAAAGTGGAGCCATGTTGGCGGAAGCTAATACTCCGCCTTCCCAACTGGCTAATGTGCTGACCATGAAGCCACCAGTTTGGGGTAGAAAATGAGAGAGAGGAAACCCTCTATATGGAAGGGCTTTGGTTTCATCGATTACAATTGTAAATAATTTGTGGTCTTGTAACGTCTTAGCAAGGTCAGCAGGCACAAATTGACCTTGTGCTCTTGGATTCTATTGCTAGGGGGATAGCCTGTTGTATGTTTGTATGGACTGTAAATTGCTGCAATTACCGGCGGCAGTAAGCCCTTCGATTTCAACTTTCCATATTTGGGCCCCGGAGGACTCCCAAGTGTTCTCATGTGTGTCATTCAAGATCTCCTTTGTTTTCTACATCTATTGAAGCACTTTTGGCTACAAACAAACTGTATTCCTCTTGATGAAAGTTACAATATACTTTTTGAGTTTGGTCAATTGGTCGAACTTGTTGTGCTTCCCTATCTATCTATTCCTATATTATATTATTGCTATTACTATATTAAAATTGTGATGAGTCTTGACATTATTGTAAGCtgtaagcatttttttttatcattttagttttttgttGTGCCCATATTACCCTCAACTTTCAACTAGAGTTATTGCATTTTAATATAGGTagtaattaaaaatatgaaACATTCCGAATGATTAAATCtcaataataatagtaattagAATAAAAAACTCCCTATTAAAACTATTTAGCAACTCTCAAATTTCACCTTTAATTCTTATGTGCACCTGAAGCAATTTCTTACTTGAAATGGTGTAATCAATTGCGTTACAACAATTTTAagattgtaaaaaaaatatattagtatCAAAAGAATAGATGTTCTTGAAACGAAAGAGAAATATattagaagaaaaaaattcatATTCATTTGAAGAATTTTGATATGAATATCGTGCGAtagatatataattatgtacttTTTATTGGTATGAAAAAATACtacaagaaaagtaaaaaaacaaaagaatccAACTATTTCtacaattatttatttattttttttttaagtgaaaaGTCTCGATCCCAAAATCTCTTACTTACAATTCATCACACTTTACTCCTACTATAATTGAATGTCAATTGACAACTAGATAGCCAATCTAATTGAGCAATATAAATCATTTACATTCTTTATTCATGACAATAACACTTagaaaaaatgtaaataaaacAATGCATCTCGCATTATTCAATTCAacattacaaaacaaaaaaagttgAAAAGTTAACTAGAAAGATATAAAATAGGACAATTAAATATTCATGTGAATTTAGATACGAGCACGGTTCATATATTTCAtgtttaaataattaattcattctAATtgtaaaattgcattttttgtttGTCTTAGGAAGGaaaaataacattcaaaatGTTATAGCAAACAACATTCAAAATGttaatacaaaatttttcatttgttaAAATTTGTTGATTTCATCAAAAACTTAACCATGGGTTttgttttaaataaaaaaagaaaaagaaatccacATCTAAATTCTGGCTGATAAACGAGCTTGCCTAGAAGTAAAGGAATGGATGAGTGCggtgaaaataattttaataCGCACTTTTCGGGACAGTTCCATACGCACAAGCATCATAACAAAGGTTTCAACATGTCACATTTTCCAAGTAAGGTACCAAGAAATGTACATTTCCGTTCAGATCCTACTCCAGGTACCTTTCATTCCTTTATATCCAATACAGAGAAGACTTCATCATCTGTTATAGTTTATCTCAGTTATCAAaattctcaaaaagaaaaactgtttttccgATGGGGAGTAAAACTTCCAAACTTTTTCTTTATGCAAAAACTGACTATTCTATTAATGACTGAGTACAATACAGAGCTGTTAGTATCCTTTTTTATCCTATTCTGAAGGAGCTCCTTCCAAATGCTTCGAGAAAGGGACAGAAATTCTGTTGTGTATGGCCATCATTGTTTTATCTTAGGGAGTAGAAATACATTAGTATCCATTCTGCAAGCCTTGCCTTACCTTTTCCTTCAGCATTATAGCAGGGCCCAAATGTGCTATTTTGAAAATAACTGATGCTGCAGGACCAAGACATGCCAAATGTTTGCCACATAAAATGAAGTTAGTGCTTTGTTGTTCCAGCATCCTGCAAAACTACAATCGTTTTAGTAACTGCATAAAAATTTTCGAAGCAATTTTAAGAGGCAACAACAAAATGTAGCTTGAAAAGGGATTGAAGCTTACTTCTTTATACTGCTTCTTAAATGTTCCCAGTTTTGTATATAGTATAAGCCAGCATCAGAGGAATCAGGAGGCTATATAAAGGGAAATGAATGATAGGATTCATCTCGTATGCTTTCATGAGAACTCTACAACTCTGTATTTTAGAAGTAAAAGGAAGCAGAGAATTTATGAGTTCTAATTTCTCATACCATCTAGGGTTGGTTAAATTAAACTAAACATGGTATGCATCAGTTAAGCTTTTGTATCAAGAGAAGAACTGCATTTATCAAGCAAAAGGGGTATGTGAATATGTAACTTAATTAATAGGACAAAGGAATAAAAAGAAACCCCCGACAGCTGATTAGAGAAGACTTGCCTTAAAATGCACCCAACAAATTGCCAAAGAAACTACCAGGAGTACGTTTCTAGTCCACCTCTCTGAGGAAAGGAAGTGTGATCTGTTATGTCTGCCATCACTAGATGGTGCATATCCCCTTATTTCTGattgattttcatcttttttctttcctgaGAGTGAAAGAAGATAATCACGATATCTTCCCCTTTCAGCAGCCAATCCCCCAATTACCACTATTGCAGGCAGGACCACAAAAAACAGATGTGGAAGAACGACAACCATTATGTCTGGAAACCCAAGAAATTCTAAATTCCCATTCTTGTTGGGTTTCAAAACCCAGCCTTTGTAAGTCATGTACCCCCTTTCTTTGCCATCTGTAAACACTTGGCCAAAAAGCCAAGGGCATAATATGAGGTAAAACAAGTAAGCCACCAAACAGCCCCACAGGATTGGAATATTATACAGCTCCGTGAAAATCCAAGCCAGACAATTTAAGAATCCTCTATTGGCTATGTAATGCTTGTAACTGTAGTGCCTTCTAGAGAAAAAGAGTAAAATTTTTGGAACAAGAATGGTAGACAGAACAAGAAAATAGAAGGACCAGAATATCGGGAGATAGAGCGCAGCCCAATGACAACCCATCAGGATAAACTCTTTCCAGCTCCACGAAAGCTTGGCATGAAGACCATTTATAGAGAATGGTCTCAGTTCACTCAAAGTTGATCTACCCAAATTATCTACAGCCTCTATTTGCAGCAAATATCTCTCAGGAGATGGATCCTCAAAAGCCTTAAAATTCCAAGGGGCAAAGTACAGATCTCCCCTAGAAGAGGTACTCTCCAACTTTCTAAGAGATGTCTCCACCACCTCAAGAAGATATCCAGGCCTTGAATCATAGATCCTAGCCACAACTGACACAATTGGAGAAGCAGAAAATACCAGAACTCTAATAGTCTCATATAATGAAAGATCCATTGAGTCACAATTATGCTTGTGATATGATGCTGCCATAAAGCGTGAGTCCAGTGGAAATGTTGGCAGTATGATAGTGTTTTTAGCCCCCAACTTATAGTCAATGTCAATAAATGATATATGACCTCTATCAATGGCCAAGATGCGCATGGCTCTACTCTTCCTCCAGTCACCCATTTCCCACTCCCAAAATTCTTCCACAGATGTCAATCCATCTGAACAATCTTTTCTATTATCGAAAGGTATTGTATTTGCATTGAACTGGATCATTTTATGAGGGTATAAAGGATGAATGGATTCATGACGCCGTTTTAAATTCTTACCAAATTTTGTATGCAGATGGCCACATATGTAAGCTGATAAGGAGTGCAGTAAAAACACATCCTCTAATGTCTTTCCAGAAGACGAGGCTGCagaaaaagaaaggggaaaatgACCAAAGGAAATCTTGGTTATTGGTTTGGCAGACTGAGAATCCCACTTTCTGAGTGCAGAACTTAGTTGACTCAATAATTCATCCGTTGGATGGCCAAAAAAGTTAGTTGGGCCTCGCAATCCTGAAGATGATGTGGTGTCAATCCCAACAAAAAGAAGCTTTCTTTCACCAGTCTGGATGATTACATACGCCATGAAAGTTATGAGAATACAGTAAAAGGCAATAAAAGTAACCTATCTCAATGGCATGGTAGCACTACTACAAAAGAGTAAaccaacatagatatcacctaGCCCCAAACCTTTCATTGAcatttggaaaatgaatgacATATGAAGTAGATGATCACTGATAAAATGAGTAGTAGAAAAGTGAGTGTATATTTAAGAATGACAAACTGAGaagaaaattatcatttatGCTTACTTCTTAGGATCTGCAATTGGAAAAAATATAGTACGGAGCAGCCATCTGCACATTAAAAATTTTACTGGTTTATCGAACCATCTCAAAAATTAGATTACTAATCTACAATTTCCTGGTTTATTAAAAAATCTAAACTTCTCAATCCTCAAAAATTATAAGTTTTGCCTTTGCAGACTGAAAGAATTTATATGACACACCTGCTTTGACACTGTAAGGGATAGTAAGAATATAGAATAAGAGATCCAGGCCTCAAAATCCCACTATATGTCCCAGGAACAACCAGTATTAACATGAAGCAAACATGACATGACATATATAAAGGACATTATCTACAAAATATGATTACAAGGAAGATGGCATGCAAGCTGCAGCAGTAGAATGGTGACAGCAAACAGGATAATTACCTGAATGATGATGCTATCAACTGGCCCATTTCTCCCCAGTTGCCCGTTGAGGCTATATTTAGAGAAGAAATCAGATGGGCCACCAAAAGATGATACACCAAAATTGTCGTGATTCCCTCTAAGGTCATGTAAGATGCTCTTGTTAAGTCCACTTCTTCTGACAACATCTTCCATGATATTCTGGTATTCAATCCACTCTTCTTTATCTTGCTTCGTTGTTAGTAAATCTTTGCTTTTCCCATCTAACAAAATTCACGCATAAGAAGTAAATAAGTCGCCATACTAGCAAAAAGAGTTGCATTGTTCTACTCAATTCAAGAGATTATTGAATCACAATCTCAACTAGGGCAGCTAAATAGCATATGAAGACTTCATTTCTGAACTCTAGCTTAAATGAAAGAAATGGCTCATGAACGGGACTTTGACATCCTTTTTTGGAAGATGGACCTAACGTAAGCTTTatcaaaataaaatacaaaatccAACACCTTCAATCACTTAACAGGGATGTCAGAACCAATTTATTCATGTTTCAACTGCATGCGTTCTGCAATATAATTGACAGAATTTTAATTCTCAATCAGTTTATCAACAAAATCACTTCCAACAGCCAATTAACAGTCAAAACTACCACCCTTACAAATGTTTTCTTCAGAAAAACTATCATATTCTCAAGGTAATAAATTAGTTGTTCAAACATATTGCACGCAGAATAGGCTATTTCTACTAATGATACCATAAAGAAAAGTAGATTCATCGGTCTGTCGCTGACATGAAAACACAAAGAGAAAGAATGCCCACTTGAGTTCCAAGCATAATCTTACAAGGACAGCTGTCATCGTCCAAGCTTTAAAAAACTAGCAAAACAgcaaagtaaatgaaatttcaTCGATTGATAAAAGCCAAATGTTAGCCCTCGACCTCGCTGCAATGTGAATGTGAAAGCTAAAGTAATTCAATCTCATGCTctttgtgtgtgtttgtgtgatTTGACCAGCGTTTTCCCTCTCTATTATCCTCATAACAAACCATTCCTCGTCCTGAGAATAATCCTTTGAAGGACTAAACCGGAAACCTGAGCTGCCAACAAATTCAACAACTTTATAAACACCAAGCAACTTACACCTTAGTTGTGGGTGCAAGAACCAAAAGATtaggaaaaaataaacaaacaaacaaaaaagaatcttTATCACACGCCATTGACAgcacaaataaagaaaaaaagaatagcAACAAAACACAAGACCCATTTAAGTACACATCAACTAGGATGATTTAAACATTGCCCTAGCAATTAGAAAAATTAAGAGCAGCAAAGatataaatttgaccaagaagagaaaagaaataaaacaaacaaaacttaCCAGTGAGATCACCAGTAATAAGAACCAAAGAAGGGTTGATCATGGAGAGAGTAGGGCCCACAATAGACTTGAAATCTTGAGCCCTCTCAGGATTGTGTACACTGAAGTGGAGATCAGAGAGCTGCACCACCCACACCACATCCTCTGGCGCACTCTTCACTTCTATAAACTGCCCTTCATCAACAATTTCCTTAACATTATTCTTGTTCTGGTTATTTTCATCACCATTGTCAGTTTTGTTTGGATTATCAGAGGAGCAACAAGGTACTAGGATTATGAAGCATAAGAGCAAGCCAAAAACCAGAATTGGAATTCTCGGGCGACTACTACTACccatttcttccttccttccttccttccgtCTTGTCTGTTGGTCTGCTTGTCTATTGGGTTTTCGGTCAATTGGAAATTTTGTGGGGTTGAGGAATAGTTTTACTGGGAAGATTTTACTTTTGGTCCCTGATGTCCTGGATTAGTTTCAACAAGTCACTCAAGTTGCACGTTTTATACTTTGGGTCTCTTATGTTATAAGTTTTTTGAGTTCAATGATAGAGTAGTATTTTAGATACTTATCTTTCATGAATTTCCCTTTAGTTATATATTAAGTATAGGAATATATTAAATAGACTTTACAATCTTCAATTTAATTATATGTCTGACATTGTGTATGTCAACCCATATCTAATGAGACAAAAGTTAGTATTTTATTTAAGTAAATAAAATTACGGAATAAGTAAGTTATCTTATGCAATGTCGTGATCTATACATTTTGATTGGTATTGAAATGTTTGATATTTGGATCCTTTAATTCAAGAATATGTCAATATTATGTAGGTCAACCTATTGCATAATGAAAAATGTTTGCCTTTTTGGAATAAAATAGAAAAGGGCATGATAACTAGATTATTCCATGTATAATATTTTGATAAATATGTTTATAGATATCCATGCATGCCTGATTATAATCCTTGCATGGCTGAAAAACTTGAATTTGAATCGATGTCTGAAGAAATTCTAATATATGAATATTAAGTATAACACGACTTTGATTGAATATTCAACAACTAAAGTATTTACAAATGATAGTAACAACTAACAAGTACAGATATCCAATGTTcctaccaaaaaataaaaagaacatTTAATCCAATTTTTTATGACATGGTGGTTGAAGTCTTGAAAGTACCGAACTTAGGACTTAACTGGAAGATTCTTAAAATGTCAAAGAGCAATTTGAATAAAGTTTAAATCTAAGAAACTACGGCAAGATCTTTCAAAAACTACAGGATTAGTACAGCAACTTTCCCACCTCCATTGGGTGCCACCTATTTCTCCTATGTTCCTCCAGAGTCCAGCCCCTGAGCAGCAACCTCCATCACCCGCCATCCTTTACTCGGACACTCATCCAACAAAACCGGGAAACCCACCTCATAAACCGCCTCTCTCGGCCTCCTCAGCCACCATTCTCAGCTTGCTGCTTTCAGCTCTCCACCACCAACAGGCTAAGGTAATAAAAATGTCATCTTTATGAGGTAAAATTAATTGAATACATTTTTGTTCTGTTTTACCAATACAGTTATCTATACAATTAAACTGCTAAATGGGTGTGTTGATATGCATTTTTCCAGCGAACCCTTTTCGTTTTTTGGCAATTAAAAAGTTTTTTAGATTCAGTTCAAGACTGAATCTGTTGTAATATTTGTAGTGGGCTGTTTGATAGAGGCAGTAGTCAAAACTTCAGTTTTCGAAGAAGGCAAATGGAGTTCTTGGCTTATTGTTGAAATTTCCCTAATCAGATGCTTTTCTGGTGCAATGGGTGGTTAGCTTTTCATATGTGAAACCACTTAAATGAAGGCAAAGTTCCTCTCCTCTctccttattattattttttttttttggggaagtATTATAGAATTCACTTGGTCTTTTTAGATGTGTTCCGCAGTTTATGGCTGCTAGAATGGACATCATCATACCACGAAGTTTGTCCGTGAttgaaaatgcatgttttgaaaGATCATCTACAGATTTTAGGAATTGTAATGCTCTCTCGGAGTGGAATGACAAACAGAATTTAGTTGTGCATATTGCAGTGGTTGCTACAAAGTATGCAAGTTCTCAAATAAAGAGGTAGGATTTCAGCTTGCTTGTGTTTTAGTTATAACCACTCTTCCTGAAAATTTATGGAACTTGTAGATGTAAAATTTTGTTAGGATCTATGTGGTTGGTGGCAGTATTTGTTAAGGGATCTGTTTGTCTAAGGAAAAACTTGATGGAAAAACGTGTAAGATAGACTAAACTTGAGGGATGGAGATGTACATGTATACTCATAAGTAAAATTCCCTTTGTGGTCCACGTGAACCTCTGGTAAGCACTTGAATCCAGTTTGTACAAATTGTATATCCTACAACATAATCTTATATAAGCTTTTGACCTTAGGTTTTTTGTTGAATCTGAATCATTGATACCAAATGCAATATTTATTTTGGAATTTTCATAGTTTTTTCTATGACCTGCCATGTACCCTGTGATATTAACCTTATCCAATATATTCTGGAGTTAGGATACAATTTAAAGCTGTACTTCTCAATATTTTGTTTTAATGTTACTTCAGTTGCTGAATTCtatccagattttttttttttttgggctacaTGTTGTAAAAATGAACATGTAGAGTAGTCTTTTGTGCTTTGATGTGGAATTGACACACTTTTACCTAATAGTATCCTGATGACAGAAGCCATAGAAAATTGTATATGTTACTAGTTTAGCTATCATATACAACAAATTTGTGCTGGAAAACTTGTTCAAGACATTCAAATGACACATTTGTGATGATTTAGCTTCAAAATTGGATAATGCATTAATGTGGCAAAGCTGTTGGTAGGGCAATCTGATTACTTATCAGTtatatttttattgaaaaagagATTAAGTGTCTCTTAAACCGACAGAAATAACTTGACTATTCTCAAAAAGGCAAGTCGTATGTAAGTCTAGAGAAAATCTGCAATATAACCAGTAAAGGAGCTATTGCAGTTGGAATTTGCTTTACAATGTTGTTGACTGTGAGATGAAAAGATGACAGCAATTGATCAGTTTTCTTAGCTTTGGTAGTCTAATAAAGATGTAATTGTATTTTGTTCTTCTGTTTATCTCTATCTAAATGCCTCCAAATGCGTATTAATGCTATTTGAGATGTGAATTTTTTATGGTCTTGTTTGAAATAGTCCTCAACCAATTAGACGTGGTTGGAGAACGGCATTTGCTTTAGACACAGGTGGACTTCCAGATAACGATGACCAAGACAGCTTTAACAATTTTGGCGCTGGCCTTGGTGGAACTCGTTTGGGCCGCATAGTAAGTGCAGCAGGTAGGCAGCTTTTGGGGAAGCTTAATTCAGCTAGGAAGAATTTCCCGATGAAGATATTTCTCCTCCTCCTGGGATTCTACACAGCTAATGCCTTGGCTACAATTCTTGGGCAAACTGGTGACTGGGATGTACTGGTGGCTGGGGTGGTTGTTGCTGCAATAGAGGGTATAGGTATGCTAATGTATAGAAAGCCTTCCTCTATGTCCAGGGGAAGGCTGCAGTCTCTTGTGGTGATGATAAACTATTGGAAAGCAGGTATTTGCTTGGGCCTCTTTGTGGATGCTTTCAAACTAGGTAGTTGACTTCTTGAACCTGCACATAATTTCTTAAACCCAATGATTTATAGTGTCCATTGAGCTTTTCTTTGCTGGTCCCCTTGGCCTGTCGTACTTCAATTCTGGTGCTTCCTTTTGAGAGGCGAATATGTAAGCGATAAAACTTAGTGAAGTATATTCTTTTATTGGTTATTATGAAATAATCTAGATTTATCAAGTCAACTGATCCTTTTGTGTCATAAATGGCGTTATAACCCTAACAAACTTTCTTGCCTATGCCTACACCCGACCGGTTTAAAACATGAAGCAATTGCAAACCTTCAATTATAATATTTGTAAATGCTCATTCATTCTCGGCAGATGGTCAACAGGGTTGTACATTTTAGAGTCATGGAGTCTGTTTAGATGATTATAGATGAatgtatttcaaaaatatatGGTGGAAATGATACCAATCTCCATATTGGAGATTTGTACGTTAAAAAAGGTGGAGCTGTTGAAGGTGGTTGACTGAGATGGGAATTGGTGATGGTGGTCATGGACTGTTTATGGATGGTAATAAAGTGGTACAGAAGAtgcggtggtggtggtggtggggaaGGTTAATAGCTTGGCGATGATTAATAGTAGAATGCTAGAGGAAAAGATGAAGGATGTGCATAGCTATATTAAGGTGGATGGGATGAGGAAGGAGACGGTGGAGACTAGTGGTAGTGGTAGTAGTAGCAGTAGTATGTCCTTGGAGAAAATTTTTCCTGGTAGAAAAGTTTTATAGTAGTAACCGGAGGTGTGGATGAAGTTTGTGCGAATGACATGGAGGAATATGCAAGGTGTGAAGGGAACAAGAAGTTGGAAGAATTTGGGAATAGTAATCTATTGTTTAATTCACTTTAGGGGGTGATGGAGGCTTGTTATGTTTTGCGCATTTTGGTGAAGATGGTATTACAAGTTCCTGGCCTGGGCTTTTCAAGAAAAGTAGTAGCATAAATTGATAATCAGTCAGTTATAAGCCGTGGAGTACAAAGTCCACAAGAATCCTCCTCCAACAGTCTACCATGTCCTGGAGGCATATTACATCAGAAAAACCAAACTGGAGGCAATCTCCTGGAAACTATCCTCAAATGGAGTCTTGAGGTTGCTTTTACTTGAGAACATAAGAGGAGAAGCCTGATGTTTCGGATGTGCAGCCACCAAATATTACACCGAACACTGGCATTTTTGGGTTATAAAACAAGAGAAATAGAGAATACTCCCATTCTTTGTATTAATGTTATTCAAAAACTACAAAGCCTGGTATGCTACTTTCCGCGAGGATGCATTAGACCAAAGTTCCAAAATTCATAGCAGGTGACAAACGCTGAGAATTCACATGCTATTGACGAACTTTAGCCATATCCTAATAAATTTGCATGCATGCATCAAGCAAGCAaatcaaagggaaaagaaaaaagctaGTTTAAGACCACCTATCTTGAATTT contains:
- the LOC113709059 gene encoding putative metallophosphoesterase At3g03305 isoform X1, with the protein product MGSSSRPRIPILVFGLLLCFIILVPCCSSDNPNKTDNGDENNQNKNNVKEIVDEGQFIEVKSAPEDVVWVVQLSDLHFSVHNPERAQDFKSIVGPTLSMINPSLVLITGDLTDGKSKDLLTTKQDKEEWIEYQNIMEDVVRRSGLNKSILHDLRGNHDNFGVSSFGGPSDFFSKYSLNGQLGRNGPVDSIIIQTGERKLLFVGIDTTSSSGLRGPTNFFGHPTDELLSQLSSALRKWDSQSAKPITKISFGHFPLSFSAASSSGKTLEDVFLLHSLSAYICGHLHTKFGKNLKRRHESIHPLYPHKMIQFNANTIPFDNRKDCSDGLTSVEEFWEWEMGDWRKSRAMRILAIDRGHISFIDIDYKLGAKNTIILPTFPLDSRFMAASYHKHNCDSMDLSLYETIRVLVFSASPIVSVVARIYDSRPGYLLEVVETSLRKLESTSSRGDLYFAPWNFKAFEDPSPERYLLQIEAVDNLGRSTLSELRPFSINGLHAKLSWSWKEFILMGCHWAALYLPIFWSFYFLVLSTILVPKILLFFSRRHYSYKHYIANRGFLNCLAWIFTELYNIPILWGCLVAYLFYLILCPWLFGQVFTDGKERGYMTYKGWVLKPNKNGNLEFLGFPDIMVVVLPHLFFVVLPAIVVIGGLAAERGRYRDYLLSLSGKKKDENQSEIRGYAPSSDGRHNRSHFLSSERWTRNVLLVVSLAICWVHFKSCRVLMKAYEMNPIIHFPLYSLLIPLMLAYTIYKTGNI
- the LOC113709059 gene encoding putative metallophosphoesterase At3g03305 isoform X2, which codes for MGSSSRPRIPILVFGLLLCFIILVPCCSSDNPNKTDNGDENNQNKNNVKEIVDEGQFIEVKSAPEDVVWVVQLSDLHFSVHNPERAQDFKSIVGPTLSMINPSLVLITGDLTDGKSKDLLTTKQDKEEWIEYQNIMEDVVRRSGLNKSILHDLRGNHDNFGVSSFGGPSDFFSKYSLNGQLGRNGPVDSIIIQTGERKLLFVGIDTTSSSGLRGPTNFFGHPTDELLSQLSSALRKWDSQSAKPITKISFGHFPLSFSAASSSGKTLEDVFLLHSLSAYICGHLHTKFGKNLKRRHESIHPLYPHKMIQFNANTIPFDNRKDCSDGLTSVEEFWEWEMGDWRKSRAMRILAIDRGHISFIDIDYKLGAKNTIILPTFPLDSRFMAASYHKHNCDSMDLSLYETIRVLVFSASPIVSVVARIYDSRPGYLLEVVETSLRKLESTSSRGDLYFAPWNFKAFEDPSPERYLLQIEAVDNLGRSTLSELRPFSINGLHAKLSWSWKEFILMGCHWAALYLPIFWSFYFLVLSTILVPKILLFFSRRHYSYKHYIANRGFLNCLAWIFTELYNIPILWGCLVAYLFYLILCPWLFGQVFTDGKERGYMTYKGWVLKPNKNGNLEFLGFPDIMVVVLPHLFFVVLPAIVVIGGLAAERGRYRDYLLSLSGKKKDENQSEIRGYAPSSDGRHNRSHFLSSERWTRNVLLVVSLAICWVHFKDAGTTKH
- the LOC140014809 gene encoding ycf20-like protein isoform X2, translating into MAARMDIIIPRSLSVIENACFERSSTDFRNCNALSEWNDKQNLVVHIAVVATKYASSQIKSPQPIRRGWRTAFALDTGGLPDNDDQDSFNNFGAGLGGTRLGRIVSAAGRQLLGKLNSARKNFPMKIFLLLLGFYTANALATILGQTGDWDVLVAGVVVAAIEGIGMLMYRKPSSMSRGRLQSLVVMINYWKAGICLGLFVDAFKLGS
- the LOC140014809 gene encoding ycf20-like protein isoform X1 → MKFMAARMDIIIPRSLSVIENACFERSSTDFRNCNALSEWNDKQNLVVHIAVVATKYASSQIKSPQPIRRGWRTAFALDTGGLPDNDDQDSFNNFGAGLGGTRLGRIVSAAGRQLLGKLNSARKNFPMKIFLLLLGFYTANALATILGQTGDWDVLVAGVVVAAIEGIGMLMYRKPSSMSRGRLQSLVVMINYWKAGICLGLFVDAFKLGS
- the LOC140014809 gene encoding ycf20-like protein isoform X3, coding for MKFMAARMDIIIPRSLSVIENACFERSSTDFRNCNALSEWNDKQNLVVHIAVVATKYASSQIKRRGWRTAFALDTGGLPDNDDQDSFNNFGAGLGGTRLGRIVSAAGRQLLGKLNSARKNFPMKIFLLLLGFYTANALATILGQTGDWDVLVAGVVVAAIEGIGMLMYRKPSSMSRGRLQSLVVMINYWKAGICLGLFVDAFKLGS